Proteins encoded by one window of Paroedura picta isolate Pp20150507F chromosome 9, Ppicta_v3.0, whole genome shotgun sequence:
- the LOC143845211 gene encoding serpin B3-like isoform X2, whose product MSTLTEANTKFCVDLFKALAEQDPKKNVFCSPISISAAMSMVYYGARGDTAKQMEKALCFDTISGSGKGFPVAGAQCDRPGGIHTQFKELLAAINQPTQAYELNTANRLYSAEQYEFRPEYLRCTKELYGAEQEKANFLKAAEEARKQINSWVESQTNGKIKNLFPPDTISASTILVLVNAIHFKGKWKREFNKADTKEEPFWISQNQSKNVQMMRQNGRFRWAVVQNSQIHVLELPYDQGDMSMLILLPSAKGGLDQLQKDLTYAKFKEWTCLSNVTEEWLDVRLPKFKLEEFYGLTDTLKALGMKDVFSPRQADLTGISETRDLYLSNVVHKAFVEVNEEGTEAAAATGGTIETTSAKPGFIVDQPFLFAIRHNKTESILFVGAVRNP is encoded by the exons atgagCACCCTTACAGAGGCAAATACCAAGTTTTGTGTGGATCTTTTCAAGGCCTTGGCCGAGCAAGATCCAAAAAAGAATGTCTTCTGCTCTCCAATAAGTATCTCAGCAGCTATGTCCATGGTGTATTATGGTGCCAGAGGGGACACTGCTAAGCAGATGGAAAAG GCTCTTTGCTTCGATACGATCTCTGGATCTGGAAAAGGTTTCCCA GTTGCAGGAGCCCAGtgtgacaggcctggagggattCACACCCAGTTCAAGGAGCTCTTGGCGGCCATCAACCAGCCCACCCAAGCCTATGAGCTGAACACCGCCAACAGGCTCTACTCAGCCGAGCAGTACGAATTCCGTCCG GAATATTTACGTTGCACAAAGGAGCTATATGGTGCTGAGCAGGAAAAAGCTAACTTCCTAAAAGCTGCAGAGGAAGCAAGAAAGCAGATTAATTCCTGGGTCGAGAGTCAAACCAATG GTAAAATCAAGAATCTCTTCCCTCCCGACACAATCAGTGCATCAACCATTTTGGTCCTGGTGAATGCCATACACTTTAAaggaaaatggaaaagagaatTTAACAAAGCTGATACAAAGGAAGAACCTTTTTGGATAAGCCAG AATCAGAGCAAGAATGTGCAGATGATGCGCCAGAATGGTCGTTTTCGCTGGGCTGTGGTACAAAACTCCCAAATTCACGTGCTTGAACTTCCCTATGATCAAGGGGACATGAGCATGCTCATTTTGCTCCCAAGTGCCAAAGGAGGTCTGGACCAG CTTCAGAAGGACCTCACCTATGCAAAATTTAAAGAATGGACTTGCCTGTCAAATGTGACGGAGGAATGGCTGGATGTCCGTCTGCCAAAGTTCAAGCTCGAGGAATTCTATGGACTCACTGACACTTTGAAAGCTTTAGGAATGAAAGATGTGTTTAGTCCAAGACAGGCTGATTTAACTGGCATTTCTGAAACCCGGGATCTTTACCTTTCCAACGTAGTTCATAAAGCTTTTGTAGAAGTCAATGAAGAAGGtacagaggctgcagcagccacaggGGGAACCATAGAGACTACTTCAGCAAAACCGGGATTTATAGTTGATCAACCATTCCTTTTTGCCATAAGACACAATAAAACCGAGAGCATACTCTTTGTGGGAGCTGTTCGCAACCCTTAA
- the LOC143845211 gene encoding serpin B3-like isoform X1, which produces MFILEEGRLPASTDIQVQDTITTTMSTLTEANTKFCVDLFKALAEQDPKKNVFCSPISISAAMSMVYYGARGDTAKQMEKALCFDTISGSGKGFPVAGAQCDRPGGIHTQFKELLAAINQPTQAYELNTANRLYSAEQYEFRPEYLRCTKELYGAEQEKANFLKAAEEARKQINSWVESQTNGKIKNLFPPDTISASTILVLVNAIHFKGKWKREFNKADTKEEPFWISQNQSKNVQMMRQNGRFRWAVVQNSQIHVLELPYDQGDMSMLILLPSAKGGLDQLQKDLTYAKFKEWTCLSNVTEEWLDVRLPKFKLEEFYGLTDTLKALGMKDVFSPRQADLTGISETRDLYLSNVVHKAFVEVNEEGTEAAAATGGTIETTSAKPGFIVDQPFLFAIRHNKTESILFVGAVRNP; this is translated from the exons atgttcaTACTTGAAGAGGGAAGGTTGCCAGCATCCACAGACATACAGGTACAAG ataccatcaccaccaccatgagCACCCTTACAGAGGCAAATACCAAGTTTTGTGTGGATCTTTTCAAGGCCTTGGCCGAGCAAGATCCAAAAAAGAATGTCTTCTGCTCTCCAATAAGTATCTCAGCAGCTATGTCCATGGTGTATTATGGTGCCAGAGGGGACACTGCTAAGCAGATGGAAAAG GCTCTTTGCTTCGATACGATCTCTGGATCTGGAAAAGGTTTCCCA GTTGCAGGAGCCCAGtgtgacaggcctggagggattCACACCCAGTTCAAGGAGCTCTTGGCGGCCATCAACCAGCCCACCCAAGCCTATGAGCTGAACACCGCCAACAGGCTCTACTCAGCCGAGCAGTACGAATTCCGTCCG GAATATTTACGTTGCACAAAGGAGCTATATGGTGCTGAGCAGGAAAAAGCTAACTTCCTAAAAGCTGCAGAGGAAGCAAGAAAGCAGATTAATTCCTGGGTCGAGAGTCAAACCAATG GTAAAATCAAGAATCTCTTCCCTCCCGACACAATCAGTGCATCAACCATTTTGGTCCTGGTGAATGCCATACACTTTAAaggaaaatggaaaagagaatTTAACAAAGCTGATACAAAGGAAGAACCTTTTTGGATAAGCCAG AATCAGAGCAAGAATGTGCAGATGATGCGCCAGAATGGTCGTTTTCGCTGGGCTGTGGTACAAAACTCCCAAATTCACGTGCTTGAACTTCCCTATGATCAAGGGGACATGAGCATGCTCATTTTGCTCCCAAGTGCCAAAGGAGGTCTGGACCAG CTTCAGAAGGACCTCACCTATGCAAAATTTAAAGAATGGACTTGCCTGTCAAATGTGACGGAGGAATGGCTGGATGTCCGTCTGCCAAAGTTCAAGCTCGAGGAATTCTATGGACTCACTGACACTTTGAAAGCTTTAGGAATGAAAGATGTGTTTAGTCCAAGACAGGCTGATTTAACTGGCATTTCTGAAACCCGGGATCTTTACCTTTCCAACGTAGTTCATAAAGCTTTTGTAGAAGTCAATGAAGAAGGtacagaggctgcagcagccacaggGGGAACCATAGAGACTACTTCAGCAAAACCGGGATTTATAGTTGATCAACCATTCCTTTTTGCCATAAGACACAATAAAACCGAGAGCATACTCTTTGTGGGAGCTGTTCGCAACCCTTAA